The proteins below come from a single Aegilops tauschii subsp. strangulata cultivar AL8/78 chromosome 6, Aet v6.0, whole genome shotgun sequence genomic window:
- the LOC109742866 gene encoding wall-associated receptor kinase 2: MALAAAVLFLLMLLHVLVVAPASARRRPPVARPGCRDSCGNITVSYPFGIGAGCYRDDGRGGFQLECHGSPPRLTVSGFDHHLAGLSLASGEARAYLNATRECFSSTGGLVDRTNTYMSLQYSVYRFSDAKNRLVALGCPNLGYFVDGDGYYVSGCMSVCRPSRYAMPGPCTGVGCCQSEIPADISFFGPYLRNFPPSKDSAAFTTNATSCHYVFLVEDEWFTYTDRVFLNRTDDFAVPLVLDWAVRNIDNCSAATQNVTDFACRSTGSQCVDATNGPGYRCSCPKGYDGNPYLDSGCADIDECHLKDEYPCYGVCTNTPGSHTCQCPPGTSGGATAKNGCRPKDNFTLALKTVIGVGVGVFMSVFMCFWLYLGLQKRKLIKAKRNFFEHNGGVILQQQMRSNRGTAVGGGGGFKIFSEEELEKATNNFATDQVLGRGGHGIVYKGVLEDETVVAIKKSKMMEKSDIKEFAREMLILSQINHRNVVKLLGCCLDVEVPMLVYEYVSNGTLYHFIHGKELNNDTALDTRLRIAAESAEALAYMHTSASPPILHGDVKTANILLDNNLTAKVSDFGASKLAPSDEVQIATLVQGTCGYLDPEYLMTCQLTDKSDVYSFGVVLLELLTGKKAICFSGPEDRSLVSRFVAATKAGTHEKLLDDQVRKEMGPEALEEVTHIVTRCVSVSGEERPAMKEVAERLEALRRYQRRPWGQAGGSDSEEGQSLFGRDMERGVEYMFGPQDVLDLEGGSTYTLSL; the protein is encoded by the exons ATGGCATTGGCAGCCGCCGTTCTGTTCCTGCTGATGCTGTTACATGTGCTGGTAGTGGCACCGGCGTCAGCTCGACGGCGGCCGCCCGTGGCGCGGCCTGGGTGCCGCGACAGCTGCGGCAACATCACCGTTTCGTACCCCTTCGGCATCGGCGCCGGCTGCTACCGCGACGACGGCCGAGGCGGCTTCCAGCTCGAGTGCCACGGCTCCCCTCCGCGCCTCACCGTCAGTGGCTTCGACCACCACCTCGCGGGCCTCTCCCTCGCGTCCGGCGAGGCCCGCGCCTACCTCAACGCGACGCGGGAGTGCTTCAGCTCCACCGGTGGCCTCGTCGACCGCACCAACACCTACATGTCCCTCCAGTACAGCGTCTACCGCTTCTCCGACGCCAAGAACCGTCTGGTCGCGCTCGGCTGCCCCAACCTCGGATACTTCGTCGACGGCGACGGATACTACGTCAGCGGCTGCATGTCCGTGTGCCGCCCCTCCCGGTACGCCATGCCGGGCCCGTGCACCGGCGTCGGCTGCTGCCAGAGCGAGATACCCGCCGACATCAGCTTCTTCGGGCCTTACCTGCGCAACTTCCCGCCGTCGAAGGACTCGGCCGCTTTCACCACCAACGCCACGTCGTGCCACTACGTGTTCCTCGTCGAGGACGAGTGGTTCACCTACACCGACCGTGTCTTCCTCAACCGCACCGACGACTTCGCCGTGCCCCTTGTGCTCGACTGGGCCGTCCGCAACATCGACAACTGCAGCGCTGCCACGCAAAACGTCACCGACTTCGCCTGCCGGAGCACGGGCAGTCAGTGTGTCGACGCAACCAACGGCCCCGGGTACCGGTGCAGCTGTCCCAAGGGCTACGACGGCAACCCCTACCTCGACAGCGGATGCGCAG ACATCGACGAGTGCCATCTGAAAGACGAGTACCCGTGCTACGGTGTGTGCACAAACACGCCGGGGAGCCACACTTGCCAATGCCCACCAGGTACAAGTGGAGGTGCCACCGCCAAGAACGGCTGCCGGCCAAAGGACAATTTCACCTTAGCTCTGAAAACCGTCATAG GAGTCGGCGTTGGCGTGTTCATGTCGGTTTTCATGTGCTTCTGGCTCTACCTGGGGCTCCAGAAGAGGAAACTGATCAAAGCAAAGCGGAACTTCTTCGAGCACAATGGAGGCGTCATCTTGCAGCAGCAGATGCGTTCCAATAGAGGTACCGCTGTaggaggcggcggcgggttcAAGATATTCTCGGAAGAAGAGCTCGAGAAGGCAACCAACAACTTCGCCACAGACCAGGTCCTCGGACGCGGCGGCCATGGAATAGTCTACAAGGGCGTCTTGGAGGACGAGACTGTGGTGGCGATCAAGAAGTCTAAGATGATGGAGAAGTCCGATATCAAGGAGTTCGCGAGGGAGATGCTCATTCTCTCCCAGATCAACCACCGTAACGTCGTCAAGCTGCTTGGTTGCTGCCTTGACGTGGAGGTGCCGATGTTGGTCTACGAGTATGTCTCAAATGGCACCCTCTACCACTTCATCCACGGGAAGGAGCTTAACAACGACACAGCCTTGGACACCCGTCTCCGCATAGCCGCAGAGTCGGCAGAGGCATTGGCGTACATGCATACGTCGGCCTCACCGCCGATCCTCCACGGAGATGTCAAGACCGCCAACATCCTCCTCGACAACAACCTCACCGCCAAAGTCTCGGACTTTGGGGCATCGAAGCTGGCGCCGAGCGATGAGGTTCAAATCGCAACACTGGTGCAGGGCACCTGCGGGTACCTAGACCCGGAGTACCTCATGACATGCCAGTTGACAGACAAGAGCGACGTCTACAGTTTTGGCGTCGTGCTTTTGGAGCTTCTCACCGGAAAGAAGGCGATCTGCTTCAGCGGGCCTGAGGACAGGAGTCTGGTGTCACGCTTCGTAGCGGCCACGAAGGCCGGCACGCATGAGAAGCTCCTGGACGACCAGGTGAGGAAGGAAATGGGGCCCGAGGCGCTGGAAGAAGTCACCCACATCGTGACCCGGTGCGTGAGCGTGAGCGGGGAAGAGCGGCCGGCCATGAAGGAGGTGGCGGAGAGGCTGGAGGCGCTAAGGAGGTACCAGCGGCGCCCGTGGGGTCAAGCTGGTGGCAGTGATTCGGAGGAAGGGCAGAGCTTGTTTGGTAGGGATATGGAACGGGGTGTGGAGTACATGTTTGGGCCTCAAGATGTCCTTGATCTTGAAGGGGGTAGCACATATACTTTAAGCTTGTAG
- the LOC109742867 gene encoding laccase-19 — protein sequence MCKIMPPMAAGLVVFFFAVLFSAAAGGDAAVVEHTFVVNQVRMRHLCNDTLVTVVNGQFPGPALEATEGDTVVVHLVNQSPYGITIHWHGVKQRLTCWADGAGMITQCPIQPNTTFTYRFDVSGQEGTLWWHSHVSALRATLHGIIVIRPRSGSYPFPKPDVEVPVIIGEWWQRDLVKVDKNFSIGGSFDDNPAAIAINGKLGDLYNCSGVAEDNFVLDVEPGKTYMLRLVNAALFSEYYFKVAGHKLTVVGADANYLKPFTTDVIAVAAGETIDVLMVADAPPCRYYMAALANQPPVPDPQIPVFVSRGVVQYSNIPKDAKNCTEKSPLMPVMPDQHDTITTFYFHGNLTGLQPGGNPLLPQVRGRVDEHLFLTLGKGSMCTNNKTSCKRGGNPESFEVAYINNVSFHLPDTTAVLQARYYGGKLNGGRGAVPVQDLPSRPPRAFNFTDPALIPVVPGGKMEELEPTRKATMTRRFAYNATVEVVFQSTATMQSDSNPMHLHGHDFFVLAQGHGNYDATKDVRSYNLVDPPMKNTVQVPRLGWAAIRFVADNPGAWFLHCHFEFHMAMGMAAVFEVDNGPTLETTLPPPPSDLPKCTR from the exons ATGTGTAAGATCATGCCCCCCATGGCAGCAGGCCTCGtcgtcttcttcttcgccgtcctCTTCTCGGCGGCTGCTGGCGGCGATGCGGCGGTGGTCGAGCACACGTTCGTTGTGAACCAGGTGCGCATGCGGCATCTGTGCAACGACACGCTAGTGACGGTGGTGAACGGGCAGTTCCCCGGCCCGGCGTTGGAGGCCACAGAAGGGGACACCGTCGTCGTCCACCTCGTCAACCAGTCACCCTACGGAATCACAATCCACTG GCATGGCGTGAAGCAGCGGCTGACGTGCTGGGCGGACGGCGCCGGGATGATAACGCAGTGCCCGATCCAGCCCAACACGACCTTCACCTACCGGTTCGATGTGTCCGGCCAGGAGGGCACCCTGTGGTGGCACTCCCACGTCTCCGCGCTCCGGGCCACCCTGCACGGCATCATCGTCATCCGCCCCAGGTCGGGCTCCTACCCGTTTCCCAAGCCCGACGTGGAGGTCCCGGTCATCATCGGTGAGTGGTGGCAGAGGGACCTCGTCAAGGTGGACAAGAACTTCTCCATCGGGGGCTCGTTCGACGATAACCCCGCCGCCATCGCCATCAACGGCAAGCTCGGAGACCTCTACAACTGCTCCG GGGTGGCGGAAGACAACTTCGTGCTCGACGTGGAACCCGGCAAGACGTACATGCTGCGGCTGGTGAACGCGGCGCTCTTCTCCGAGTACTACTTCAAGGTCGCCGGCCACAAGCTCACCGTGGTCGGCGCCGACGCCAACTATCTGAAGCCGTTCACCACAGACGTCATCGCCGTCGCGGCGGGCGAGACCATCGACGTGCTCATGGTAGCCGACGCCCCGCCCTGCAGGTACTACATGGCTGCCCTGGCCAACCAGCCGCCGGTGCCTGACCCGCAGATCCCGGTGTTCGTCTCCAGAGGGGTGGTGCAGTACAGCAACATCCCCAAGGACGCAAAAAACTGTACAGAGAAATCGCCTCTCATGCCTGTGATGCCTGACCAGCACGACACGATCACGACCTTCTACTTCCATGGCAACCTCACCGGCCTGCAGCCTGGTGGCAACCCGCTGCTGCCTCAGGTCCGGGGCCGCGTGGACGAGCATCTCTTCCTCACGCTGGGCAAGGGCTCCATGTGCACGAACAACAAAACGTCCTGCAAGCGAGGAGGAAACCCGGAGTCCTTCGAGGTGGCCTACATCAACAACGTGTCCTTCCACCTCCCGGACACCACGGCGGTGCTCCAAGCGCGATACtatggcggcaagctcaacggcGGTCGCGGTGCCGTGCCGGTGCAGGACCTGCCCAGCAGGCCGCCGAGGGCGTTCAACTTCACCGACCCGGCGCTCATACCGGTTGTGCCCGGCGGCAAGATGGAGGAGCTCGAGCCCACGCGGAAGGCCACTATGACAAGGCGGTTCGCGTACAACGCGACGGTGGAGGTGGTGTTTCAGAGCACGGCCACCATGCAGAGCGACTCCAACCCGATGCACCTCCACGGCCACGACTTCTTCGTGCTCGCGCAGGGCCACGGCAACTACGACGCCACCAAGGACGTCAGGAGCTACAACCTGGTGGACCCGCCCATGAAGAACACCGTGCAGGTGCCGAGGCTCGGGTGGGCCGCCATCCGGTTCGTCGCCGACAACCCCGGGGCTTGGTTCCTGCACTGCCACTTCGAGTTCCACATGGCCATGGGCATGGCCGCGGTGTTTGAGGTGGACAACGGGCCCACTCTTGAGACCACTCTCCCGCCGCCACCCTCGGATCTGCCAAAGTGCACGAGATAG